Genomic segment of Panicum virgatum strain AP13 chromosome 9N, P.virgatum_v5, whole genome shotgun sequence:
catatattttggaggaacttcgtttttgcaggtttttggcctattttggagcatgaaatgacgaggctcgtgatcgagcgctaacacggagaaagacgaaggccaaagcccaaaggaaggaccaaagcccatgttgattcgaaacccattcatgcacatccatcctccaagagagcccaaaggaccaagcccacgaagatgagatcaagatacttcgggattaagcaaagcaaatgaagatttaaggaaggattctctatcctatcctttcctcgaagatatctccaagataacgacatccaaaggggtgcaatcgtaaaggacataaactctagaagatgcgaggagtctacacacgaaagatgagaccgaggcgggcccgaaagagggtaggccggccggcctaggcccatgagccggctggcctagcccgtttccgaggcggttcggcctccccttcgaccggtggcttcctcggctcataaatagtTCTCATCTTATTCAACTcgcagcatccatccacccagaactcgacgaaaatcTAGGGCCAACACCGAAGGAGGTTAACGGCCGCCgcgagtcttcgagggtacctaggagatggcttaggccacccctagctgccatggcctccctgcgaggttgtgccatggtggagttcgggagtcatccccaacattcgtcggggtatgtacacataTGATGGTGacatcaatctactctttattctagttgtctcgactttggtctacttcaatgcatgctttctttctcatatgtgatgcattcatatgttcatagtaagattagatctattcatgatgattagtctatatcttgcggatatgTTGAgatagcgtgttttagctagttggttgattaccccggtgtggtgacagcatggcagaGGGAAAAGTTCTAGCGATGACATGAtatggaataggatcgatggtgagtaccatgggagtcgttgcacggccaccaagaggaggagctttgagttagagcacttggtgggcgtttggggtaaagctttgggaaaccttaggcgtcaacacgcacctcgcaccggcgaccttgggaaagtaggcctcTTGCGAGCCggctttctgagagatgatccCGTGTACCTTTAATTGAGATGCAATCtgtgttttgatcaccttttttacTAGAACcatacctagagacgataggccctagctccttgtttgtgttatctcatctacggttgtgggtgtgatgaacacttatgcttcattcatatctatcaagtgttcagtttatatgcaatctatgcttcatgttaggatagatccgttagattagatggaaaaccttaggtagttctttttcgatccacggattgataaaccttgggggagtactctaaggaaaaggctaccacgatccgtgcgcttgcagtacataaattggggtgctaaggagcgtcaacacctaCCACCAAATTTTTACATCATTTGGAGCACTAGAACTTCAGTCACGAAAAAGACAAGCAACACTAGCATTTAAAACCTTAACAAGCATAATCTATTTTTATAGCAAACGTTTTCAACTAAAAACCATCATATTATGATtccactgtgtagatctacttacaaggattccaaaacattttcatttgctattttatgatttttctacaatttgtaGCTGAATTTGCAAACTCActgtttttgaaaaagaaaaggaaaaagaacttTGCCAACAGGCCCCTGGAAACTTGCACCGGGGACCCTTGAATtaattaggccttgcaaattgGCCCTTGGCCggccaaaacaggggaggggcgcagggaGGGCGGCGTCGGCTGGTTTTCGGCCtctaggctcgccggcggcgagggggaagtaGGGAAATAGCTTGAGGAGGTAGAGAGCTACCTGGTGGTGGGTCGAATCGGGGTTGGGGACGGCCGGACACGGCTTGCCTGCTGCGAGCAGGGGCAGGcggcgcaaggcggcggcgccaggcgaGCTCCGGCAAGGCTAGGCGAACGGCGCCGGGCCGTGGAGCTTCACTAGGGCTAAGGGAAGCTTGCTGCAGGGTCGGTTGGGGCAGAGAGAGACAGGAGGAGGGATCTCGATGGCGGCctagggacggcggcggccatggtgtgcGGCGGCAGCGCTGTGGCTCCGGCTAGCACAGGGCCAAGCGGCGGCGTTGTGGAGCGGGGTGAGCACCAGCGCGGCCAGCCGGTGTCGACGCGCGTGGAGGCTCGGCCCAGGGCCGCGCAAGGGCAGCTCATGgcgtgcgacggcggcgagcgcggcggcatgGCTGGGAACACGCATGGAAACTCGCCGAACACACGAAACGAAGGGGAGCCTGAGCTTCCCTGGATCACATACAGTCGATTTGAGTGGTCACTCGAAGAAAACGGAGGCCGCAGGTAGGAGATCGATATCGGGGCAAACCTTGGGCAGAGCGGtaatggcggccgcggcggcgcaggccgatgcggccggggtgggggctcggccgagctcgtggaggggtggaggaggtttggggcgaggcggagcggctCAGGGCGCGTGGAAATCGGGGCGGGATGGCGAGGGGCGGCCGGAATCGACGCCGGCGATGAGCTCGGTTCGACGAGCTCGACCCGAGCTGGAGAAGGGAGAAGGGGAGGGTTAAACGGATGAGGCTCGTGCTCGGGATAAGGATGCGCAGCGCGGAGGGCGAGGATCACCGGCGCCGCGACGCGTGGAGCCGCCGGCGATGACGCGGGGTCGCGGCATGGGCACGCGTGTACGGGCACAGGAAAGAACAGGGTAGCATAGTGCCCACGTTTGAAAAGTTTTGATCCAATTTTGACCATCCataactcaaaatttcatatgggaacttggaatttggccaaaatagaagttgtagaggaagagaaggtctacaactttgattttaGGCGAAActtgatttgaggctcggatcaGGGAGAAAAACTGGATCGAACTCAGCTAAACCGAAGTATACTACGCATGCTTAATTAACACTAATGACCAAATTAGGATCATAATTAGCAAATTCAGCataaaattaacaccggggtgttacacacACATTcgtgaaaaaattttgcaaatagactttatttaggaGTTCATGCATACAAGATTCTCCCCTAGAAAAATCCTATAACGGTGAAATCAAACAGGGCTCAATTCTCCGAaggcaggggcgggcccaggaaTTAAGAGGTGAGTatttaaattttcaaaagatGTAAAAAAGTTTTTTTGATAGCCCAAATTCATAAATTACaataaaaaattttaaaataaagatCAAATTTATCACTAGTCAGCTTATCTTGCGCTCAACTTGATTTTGCTCAGAACTACTTCTGCTTGCTCGCCCATGCCCCACAAGGCACGGACAGCTGCTATCCTGGCAAAGCGGCAACGCCTTGCCCTAGCCCCGCGCGCCACGCCATGCACGGTCGAGCTCTGCACCCCTGCCTAGCTGAGCCACTGGTCTGGCCGCTACTCGCATCTCGTGGCCCGCCCGGCCGCCAAGCCCATAATGTTATCTATCTGCCTGGCCGTGGAGCCCCTACCGTTGTCCGTCTTCTCGGCCGATGAGCTCCTGCTTTTGTCTGTCCGTCTGGCTTCATCACGCCCTCACTGTCGGCATCAATGATTCGAGGAGCTAGGTTTTTGCGATCTTGGGATTGGCAATCGAGGGACCGAGGGGACGCACAGGTGCTTGGCCTGCCTGTTAGACTGACTCACTAGCTACCTTACCGCTAATGGACCTGTGGACCGTCGGGTGGGGAAGGGTGGGACGTGGGCTGCTATGATTTTTCAGCACCAATGAGAAACTAGAAGTTTAAAGCCTGTTATGTTATGTAATATATGTATTTTTTTGCATCATATGTATATGATACACTATATATATAAGGTTTTGTCAGAAGTAATGGGTATTCATTTGAATACCCTTGATACACCATGGGCCCGCCCCTGTTGGAAGGTTGTCATATACTCCCTTCAGACATAAACAcaatctccaaaaaaaaaatttgatcaCTATTTTTTACTAttaaaaatttatacaataTAGTCAAAATATACTTTTACAAACCTacatttcaagatgaatctacttacatcgctatcaattttcaaactcaacctaaaaaattttatttatagttaaaatttaaaatatttgattTAAGACAAACTTAAAATAACTTCCTTCATAATACCGAAGGAGTAGGAGTATATCCTCCCTATAAACCACGTTATGCAGTAAACTCCAGTATCCTTCCCAATATGTCCTTCCTAAAAGTTACTAGTATTATTTGTGCTTTACCCAACCAAAGATAAGTACTCTTATACTGTTATACATCCACAGTAGAAACATTCTACTTTCTAATGACCACCCCTCTTCCTCTCTACAACGCCAGGGCAAAATGAAACACAAGATGGTAGGGACGGAGGCAGTAAGGGTCTTGCTGGCGTGATTTAAAGGATACATTCTGTGACGAGCCTGTAAAAAATGGCCATCAAGCCTACCGACAGATCATTGTCCACGAACCATCAgtttaaaagaaaaaacatttCCTACAGGATTTTCGTTTAGAAAATGGCCTACGATTTCTCCATATAAAACAGATGGTTTTGTTTTCAACCGTTTGTGGTTAGCAGACAATTTCAATGAATTTTCATGTCACGAGTTGCAAACAAGTACATTTGCttcttttattaaaaaaaatacatttgcTTCGTCCTAGTTAGTACAAAAGAGTAAGCAGAAAGATCTGTCACGGCTAAGACCAACAGGCCTCAATCATCAAAGGTGCTACAAGCTACAAAAAGTTAGCCCACTGTAACTCTCTGAAGGCCCGCCGTACATGAGGTTGTGAAAACTCCTTGCTACAAACCTCATATAAAAGAAACCCAAGAAAAAACATGAATTGTCAGCTCTTGGACTCAGTAGGAGATGCCTTATCTTGATTCCCCTTACTGTTTGGCTGTGCGGTATTTGCTGGAGCATTGGAAGCACGACTGGTGTCCTTACTCATGACTGTCGCTGGCTGAGTATCACTTGCGCTGCTTTTCAAATCGGAAGCCTTGCTCGGAGATGCTTCATCTTTTTTTGGAACCTCCTCTTTGGTGTGTAAATCAGCAGAAGGAACTTTCCTTTTGTCATCCACAATTTCCTTTACAACCCCCTCCAGTGTATCTAGCCTGTCTAATAACTTTGAAAGCTTTAAGTCAGAATCCTCCTTATTAGATTCCTCCTCAAACTGTTTTTGTTTCTCAAGTTCCtcatcttttttccttttctcttctgCTTCCTGAAATATAAAGCATGATATTTTAGTCAAATTATGTATGATGCGTGTGCCTTCTTTTTTGTACAAGAAACTTCTGTGTTACAATTTTGAGACTTGGCCATTTGGTCGATAAACCCATATCTTTGATAATTAGTagaataattttttataatgaaatAATAGAATAACTTGGTTATAAACATAGAGGAAAGTATACCAACATATAGCGTTTGCAAACATGTAACCTTGAAACTTCGATTTATCAACCATTGTAATACCATCATTAAATAGCAATTCATTGTGACTGTAATACAAAATTACTTGAAGCTGAGCAAATATCAAACCTTAAGAGTTCAATGTATCAACAATTTTAAGACCATTAATGAGTAAAGAAACAGGAAATGTGACATTCTTGAGAGATGAGCAATTCCAGATGAAAACTGCACAGTAATTGGTAGTAGAAGGAAAAAATTGCAAAGTAACAAGGCTGATCTGCATTTATAAAATTACAGAGCAAACAAATAGAAGTACAGAATAGAGTATCTAGTTGCAAGTTCTCCAGTGTAAATGTTCAATAACAGATGCAACTGCAATAAAAGTGCTTCTGGTAACCTGATGGCACATGCTTGCTAGTCTTTTAAGTGGCACCATTGTCAAGCGCAGCTGATCACCTGATCACCATAATTTTCAGCATTCTAAAATCATAAAGTCTAATATGCATCATCTAACCATTTAAAATTGTCCTAACAAGCTGAATGGTTCATGGCAGCTTTGCCCAAATTGACACCACATAGATAATCAACTCAAGTATGCTTTTCAAGGTGAATGACCTAGGCTAAACTCAACTGAATATGTTCTTATGTCAAACAGATAAGCTCTTTCAGTCTCGACTCTACAATTGCAGTTAAATGCATCAGTTAAGCAAACAAGGTGCAACACAATGCTATGATAAGCTACAGCCTATGATACAAGTAATTCATAATTCTGCACTTGGTTGTTAAAGATCATATTTGTTCCAATTCAGTTACTTTATTCCATTTATAACTGTTCATAACAGGTCACAATATATTACCGCCTCCATCCTTTTGATCTCCCTCCGTGCATATTGTGCCACTAAATAGACAGCTGCACAACAAAACAAAAGCATAAGATAAGACTCCCAAAAAGAACCAAAGTTGGCATTCCAACATGCAAATCATGCATCTAATAGAAAATGGACTTTTCTCATGAAACAAACCTAGTGAGGGCATGCAGACAAAGAAGAGCTGCACAAGGTGGAAATCAAGCCTGA
This window contains:
- the LOC120691714 gene encoding uncharacterized protein LOC120691714 isoform X1; the protein is MLPALRPGRRLPVSSLRRLLSAAAGEGGTPVDAEVAAAAATAAKARAEAAARARMEAYKQVQNFDWSSGADWKTAANILFTVPPKRKEFGLDFHLVQLFFVCMPSLAVYLVAQYARREIKRMEAEAEEKRKKDEELEKQKQFEEESNKEDSDLKLSKLLDRLDTLEGVVKEIVDDKRKVPSADLHTKEEVPKKDEASPSKASDLKSSASDTQPATVMSKDTSRASNAPANTAQPNSKGNQDKASPTESKS